In Phyllobacterium sp. T1293, the genomic window CAGGGTATTGCTGACGGCATTGCCGGCAATGCTGTCAGCTCCGCTGCCACCGATGGCATTTTCGATGGTCGCATTGAACGCAATGGACACATTGCCCTTCAATCCACCAATATCAGAGAAGGTGCCGTCATGCAGGTTGATGACCTGATTTTGACTGTAACCGGAGGCATCGATCGTATCGTTGCCCCCGCCATCCCATATACTGAATGCAGGCGTGGTGTTACCGCTGAAATTATAGATCGCACCAGCATTTGTGTTGAACCCATAAACGGTGTCGCCCGAACGGGTTGTCATGTTGGCACCGTAGAGCTGCTGCACAGCAAGGATATCATACAGCATCAATGTATCGGGATAGCTGTTGTATGAACTCGTGGTGTTCGATTCATCAAAATAGCTCATCACCGAATATTGCTGATCATCCTGCGAGAACTGGGCATTGGCGTCGTAGGTCAGCGACTGCCCTGGCGCCGCATTGTAATCACCCGGATGAGCCAGACCTACCGCATGTCCGGTTTCATGCAGAATGGCAAAGGCGCTGTAGCTTCCGGTTGGGATGGATGTTGTCGACACGCTTGTGTTGTTGAGACTTACGTCGCCGGAAATGGCCGTTGTTCCCGGATAATTGGCATAAGCACCCGCCCCATCGCTGTCCGAACTGTAAGCGCCAAACAGCATGGTCGCATTGTTGGTCGTCCCACCCGGATTAACCTGCGTGAAGGTGATATTGCCAACTTCCGAATATTGCGCAAGCGCCGCCTTGACGGCTGCAATTTGCGCCGTTGTGAGGCCGATAAAGGGGGTTGCATTGCCGGAGGCGTCGGTCTGTCCGGAATTGCTTGTACGCACGCCCCACGTAACATTTGCGGCGGTGCCGGGTGTGCTCCATGAAACGCCTGGTCTGATCAGAGCACCTGCGCCCATCAACTCATCATAGCTGGCCTTGTTCCCTGTTGTGGCCGACAAGCCGTATTGCCCGGTGCCGCGATTATCATAGGAACCTGCATCGAGATAATAGGTGCCGGATGTGGTTGCGGTGAAGGTGATGGTTGAGTTCGTTCCTGGTCCTGCATCATCATCAGACGCGATTTGTGTGCCGCCGCTGTTTCGCAAAGCGAGATAGGTGTCATCCAGACGGGTGGTGGTTACACCGGTTGCAACCATGGCAAATGTATAGGTCTGTCCGGCAACGAGATTGACCCTGAACCAGTCATGGTCGCCCTTTGTGCTAACCTGGCCTTGCGCTGTTTTGCCGATAGCGAGTGTGTAGGCCGTGGCCGTGCTTCCTGCGGCATCGGTTGTTTCAGTGAGACGTGACGGCGAGGCCGCTCCAATTGCCTGCGGGACAATAACAGCCGCCGGCTGGATTGACTGCCCCGACATCAGCCAGCCGCTTTGCTGCGTTGCTGACGTGTCGGATGCTTTGAAATGAGTGCTCAAATGTTTCTTTTTGTTATCTAGGTACGAACAATATTTACACATAGTGATCCAGTCCTTTCTGAGGAACAAAGAGGATATCTAGTTGCGTTCATTGCTACCTTGGATGAGGGGCTTACTTACATAATTGTTCGGCTCTCTTGATGGCCTCATGCAGTACCCGTTTGTTCTCCTCAGGCGAGAGGAGTGGGCTGCCGTCCCTTGCTTCCCGAACCCGCTTCTGTGCCTCCTCGCAGGTGACAGGATTCAACGGTCGCTCAGGGTTAACAGGCAATGTTGCCGCTATCTGAGTTGTTGCCAATTGAGTGATGATAAGCGCCCATGCAGCCGGATCATTTCCAAGGATCATTTTTAACACTCCCCAGTGCGTCCGTATTCGATGCGATTTTCGCGCCAAATTGTGTGAGGTTTTTTAAGAAGGCAAATGACATGAGATAACTATATAATACATCAAGTTATTATCCATAATATCAGAATTACATTGAAATTAATTTTGAAATATATTCGTTTAGTGAAGAGTTTTAAGTTTTGATGCGTGACATATACTTTAAGTATACATTCGGTTGTAAGCGATTCCAGTTAAATTGGGTGATTCCAGTGTATAGCGTGGCCCATGTGTGAATTTGCAGTGTGTCGACGTGTTAAGTTTCAGCGGCTTTGAGCGGCAAGAACGATTTCTTTGGCCATTTGCGTTGACGCGCTTTTGAGGACTTGAATTGTTTTTGGATGGCGGTTAGGAAGCCTCCATACAGGACGACCTGTATCGCAGTTTCGTTTGGGGACGGCCCCGTTATCTCAATTGAAGGAGATGATGGTGTCCTGCGACCAACCTCATACTTTCCCCAATACTGCCGTCGAATGCCCTTTCATCTGGAGGGCGTCATAATGGCGGGCCCAATCGAACAATTCGAGATAAAGCCGCTTATACCTCTCGTGGATATTGCGGGTTACGAGTTCAGCTTTACCAACTCGGCCGCCTATATGGTTTTGACCGTTACAATTTCCTGTGCATTTCTGATGATTTCAACGGTCAGGCGAAAGCTCGTACCGGGTCGTTGGCAGTCGGCAACCGAGCTGCTTTACGAATTTGTCTCAGGTCTGCTTCGACAGAATGCTGGTGAGCAGGGCATGCGCTTTTTCCCGTTCATTTTCTCTCTGTTCATGTTCATTCTCGTGGCAAATCTCATTGGGATGTTTCCCTATGCATTTACGGTGACCAGCCAGATCATCGTCACATTTGCATTGGCAGTTCTTGTTTTCCTGACGGTTACAATTTTCGGATTTTTACGCCATGGCCTGAAGTTCCTGCGTCTATTCATGCCGGATGGTGTGCCAATCGCACTCGCTCCAATTATTATCCCTATTGAAATTATCTCTTACCTGTCGCGCCCACTCAGCCATTCTGTGCGCCTCTTTGCGGTGATGCTTGCGGGGCACATCACGTTGAAAGTGTTTTCGGGCTTTGTGGCGGAGCTTGTGGGGATGGGCGGACTGGGAATTCTCGCTGCCGTGTTGCCATTGGCAATGACCGTCGCTTTAACCGGCCTCGAACTGCTGATGTCGTTCATTCAGGCTTACGTCTTTGCCATGCTCGCATGCATGTATTTGAACGATGCGCTTCATCCCGGCCATTGAGACTGCCGAATTGCGCTTTCACTCGACTTCATAACGGCTTGCGCCTTCGATGTGGCGGCGCAAGAGAGCTTCGGCAAAGACCACATCATTTTCAGA contains:
- a CDS encoding F0F1 ATP synthase subunit A gives rise to the protein MAGPIEQFEIKPLIPLVDIAGYEFSFTNSAAYMVLTVTISCAFLMISTVRRKLVPGRWQSATELLYEFVSGLLRQNAGEQGMRFFPFIFSLFMFILVANLIGMFPYAFTVTSQIIVTFALAVLVFLTVTIFGFLRHGLKFLRLFMPDGVPIALAPIIIPIEIISYLSRPLSHSVRLFAVMLAGHITLKVFSGFVAELVGMGGLGILAAVLPLAMTVALTGLELLMSFIQAYVFAMLACMYLNDALHPGH
- a CDS encoding M10 family metallopeptidase C-terminal domain-containing protein; amino-acid sequence: MSTHFKASDTSATQQSGWLMSGQSIQPAAVIVPQAIGAASPSRLTETTDAAGSTATAYTLAIGKTAQGQVSTKGDHDWFRVNLVAGQTYTFAMVATGVTTTRLDDTYLALRNSGGTQIASDDDAGPGTNSTITFTATTSGTYYLDAGSYDNRGTGQYGLSATTGNKASYDELMGAGALIRPGVSWSTPGTAANVTWGVRTSNSGQTDASGNATPFIGLTTAQIAAVKAALAQYSEVGNITFTQVNPGGTTNNATMLFGAYSSDSDGAGAYANYPGTTAISGDVSLNNTSVSTTSIPTGSYSAFAILHETGHAVGLAHPGDYNAAPGQSLTYDANAQFSQDDQQYSVMSYFDESNTTSSYNSYPDTLMLYDILAVQQLYGANMTTRSGDTVYGFNTNAGAIYNFSGNTTPAFSIWDGGGNDTIDASGYSQNQVINLHDGTFSDIGGLKGNVSIAFNATIENAIGGSGADSIAGNAVSNTLTGGAGADNFYFKDPLSAALNVDTITDFSVADDTIWLDPAIFAALSPGGPLSADAFRIGASALDASDRILYDSSNGSLSYDSDGTGSAAAIRFANVSSGLAMTSADFRVAA